Part of the Spinacia oleracea cultivar Varoflay chromosome 5, BTI_SOV_V1, whole genome shotgun sequence genome, GAGTTTATACCCAAACTCACCTCCCATCTTCAAACTCTGCCACATCAGCTTTTCACTAATTTTTTTCATTATCCAAACTCACACAAAACTCAccctatttttacacattatccACAGACTCACCTCAAACTTACCTAactcttaaaataatattttatgtatatattttttttttggtacattttctaaataatattgaaactattttttcttatatacaaacaaagtagacctgatcaaagACGGGATGAGCCGAGTTCGGGTCGGGACGAGGACATAAAAAATTGTCCATTATGTCGGGGCGGGCCATGCCAATTTTGTAtcccaaaacccgctatttcgaGCAAAAAATAGCAGGCATTTCGGGCCAAATTCgggccgggccaaatttataactaaaattgttgttttgcGTTGTCCAAACCccgtaatttttttaaaaaatagggCCAGGCCGGGCCTTCTGCCCAAAACCCGGTGATTTTCGGACCAGGTCAGGTCGGGCCAGTGGGCTGAGCCCATGTTGACCAGCGCTAAGACAAAGTAATTTATAattcgagaaaaaaaaaagaaaaaaaaaagaaaatgttaatttcgaaattgacatatattcggtacaaattagaaacaataatacaacatattaaattcaaaagatctagaacataaatttaaaggcaattgaaacaaaataatacataaaccatcaataatttagttgggtgaaataagataaattaagtttgatgATATGGCATGATTTGATTGGAGGAATAAAAAAGTGGAGTATTAAGtgagtcttggattttcaaactcaccCTTATGGTGAGTTTATCCCCAGACTCACCTTCAATCTTTAGACTCTGCCACATCAGCTTTCCACTAACTTTTTTATTATCCAGACTCACACAAAACTCAccctatttttacacattatccTCAGACTCACCTAACTCTTAAaatatgtatatattttttttttggtacattATTGAAACTATGTTTTCTTATATATAAACAAAGTAGACCCGACAAAAGGCGGGTCGGGTCGAGGACATAAATATTTGTCCATTATGTCAGGGTCGGGCCGGGCCAAGCTTCGGGCCAATTTTgtatgcccaaaacccgctatttctGGCTAAAAATAGCGGGCTTTCAGGCCAATTTCAAGTCggaccaaatttataactaaaattgttgttttgcGTAGTCCAAAGGccataaatttttaaaaaaatcaggCTGGGTCGTGCCTTCTGCCCAACGCCCCGTAATTTTCGGATCGAGTCAGGCCGGGGCCAGGCCCATGTTGATCAGCTCTAAAACAAAGTAATTTATAATTCGagaaaaaaatggaaaaaataaacagaaaatgttaatttcgaaattgacctatattccgtacaaattataaataataatacaacatattcaattcaaaagatctagaaacataaattcaaaggcaaatgaaacaaaataatacataaaccatcaataatttagttgggtgaaataagataaattaagtttgatgATGTGCCATGATTTGATTGGAAGAATAAAAAAAAGTGGAGTTTTAAGtgagtcttggattttcaaactcacttcaAGACTTAATGTAGTCTTTTACCACATTATCCTAATATTTAAGTTTGAGACTtaccgtcaaaaaaaaaaaagtttgagaCTTACCACAAAACTCCCTTCAAGACTAGGGATAAATTCACCCTTAGGGGGGTCATTTTGACCATCTCGATTTCAAGGTTCAATAATATTCGAAATAGTGTTTTTGGGTCATATTTACTTGCGTTTAACGTGGTACGTGACCAATTTGCATACGAAAAATTCTCGTGTTTTGATACTCCTAACTCTCGAATGAAGTACATCATTTTTAATCGAGCAGAGTTACCTTCACTTTAACGATTTGATTTCAAGGAATTGCCTAATTTATGAATTACATACTATGATTCGAGCACTCATAGTATGTAATTAAAGTCTCACTTGAGGGCTTTGGTACAGTATTGAgtgaaaacaaaggaacagtaACATCATCTGTTTGCTTTAGCAATGAATCTTTGCTGAGTTTTGAGTCGTAGTAGTCAACATCTAGAGATTCAATACTTTTATAGAGTTCTCCAAGGCAACCCACCATGCCTAATTTCTCATTATTCAGCAGTTTTGACACAGTCGAAAGGGGTAACTCCATCAGGGTGAAGATGAAATCTACAAAATCCTTACCAGCTTCTGCAAACACCACCTTGTTTGTCTTTACATCTACTTGGAGTTTCAAACTTATCTTCATCTTTGCCATATTGATATTAACTTTAGTAGAaaggaattgaattgaattgaattgatgtTTGTGAAAAGGATTGTTACTTAGTTTATTTATAGGGGAATTATAGCGTTCGAATTTCCAAATTTACAAACCAACCGCACAAGTTTTGAAGGAGTAATTAATGGACGATCAAGCTGCCATTCAAGCTCTGAAAAGCACCGCGACCTATGGAGGATTGGAGGGGACTACATTCACATTGTTCACACGAAACAAGATCAGAAATAATACATTGGAGGTCTCTTTCTTCCATGTTTATAGAAAATGAAATAGGGCGGCCAGTGTAGGATCCAATAACCCGGTttaatctatctatctatatatattattaaatctccaaAGCAATCCATGACATTTCTCCACGTATCACGAATTTACGATGACATGACAAGTGACATGGCATTGTAGCGACACGTCACACGCACACATGATTGTTTATTGTGTCCtcacataataaaaaaaaaatgttgatacTCATCCTTGAACCCGTGACTTCTTATATGCTAATGCTAAGTTTTATACATCACCCCAACAATACAACCTGTGactctaaaacaactaaaaatGAGAAAAGTCGTATAAAAATTTAATGCCCCAATTTATGTATTTGAGTAACAATTAatgataataattttttttcttaatttctaTTCTTTTACCAATAAAAACATATATCTTTTCTAGAAATTTATTTAGATCAAACATAAAACCATGACATTAATAGAGAAAACAATAGGATAAAAATTATGTTGCACTGTCTTTTAGCCAAGCAAATGTGTTTTTTttctctaaaatgtatttcgaCTTTGTAACTTAATATACAAttgtaatttgatttttttataagttgtaattaaattattacaaaaaataaagttttatacaAATGAAAAATTACTCAAAAATTTAGTTCAACAATAGTtggttaaccaattttattcTTAAACCGCATGAAATTCATATTATTCTCAAATTGCATATATAAAGAAATTTATAAGtaaatttgaaataaataaaaaaaatcaaactataTGCAATACtctggggcatcgcccgggacaCTAACTAGTTAAAAGTAGACCTGGCAAATGGGTCGTCTGGATCGGGTTCGGATCGGGTTTGTTCGGATCGGGTAATTTTGGGTCACTTTGACTTCGGATCGGGTTCGGGTATGGTTCGGGTCCATTCGGGTTTCGGGTTTAATTCGGTTTTTTGATGGTCGGATCGGTTCGGATTTGGGTCAAAATTTCGGGTCAATATCGGATCGGGTCATTATCGGTTCGGTTCATTTCAGATCGGATCATATCAGATCGGTTTTTTCCGGTTTAATTCGGATATTTTCGGGTTAGATCGGACTTTTCTtgtttaatttcaagtttggCAATTTCGCTTTAGATTTGGTCATTATTCATAAATATtcaattatttttaatattatttataacAATATCTCTTACGAAGTAATTAAGGGATAAGCGTATATAGTTCGAGATTACTGGTTTACTGTATGGGAATTTTAGTAAACAATAAGGGTTACATTTACCTTTTCACATTGTTACAAGTGATAATTTAGGCGACTCTAGTCTTACTTCTACTAATGTATGGTCTAGACGACGAAACATGAAATATTGACGAATATAACAATATATATTGGTAATTAAAAAAACATTATCATGATTTAGTAAAGTAACTAGTATTTGAGACCAAACTCTCGAATTATTTCATAGATAATATGtggttaataataataataataataataataataacaacaataacaataatataataataacaataataatactaataataataataataataataataataaaagttaGAAAACTTGTGTTATTTAGTTTGAACTATTGATAAATTTGAGTTTTTCTTCGGTTCGGATCGGTTTCGGATCTTCGGGTCGGATCGGTTTCGGTTTGATTCAAAATTTCCAGTTATTTTCGGTTCGGGTTACTTCGGTTTCGGATGAAACTCGGTCGGGTTAATTCGGTTCGGGCCGATTCAGTTATCAGATCATTTCGGGTTAAAATCAATTTCGGATCGGTTTCAGTTTCGGTTCGGATAAATTTGGGTTTCGGGTTGATTTTGGGTCGTCATTTCGGGTCAAAATCGGGTAATGGATCGGGTCATTCGGATCGGATCATTCGGATCGGGTCAATTTTGCCAGGTCTAGTTAAAAGGATAAAAGCTTAAATTAGATGGGTGAAAAATGGGTTGGATGTCGGTGATGTTTTTCCATCCATCATCCGTTTATCACTAGATCCGTCACCCATTTATTttgtatatattattttatttttattttaaacacAAAACATATTGGTAAATCCATTATTTATGAAAGTTAGTATttgtttaacttttttttttttgttatagaTTATGTGTCATGAGAAgtaattatatgtttataaagtaAATGTATGTGTAtaagtttcttttttttaattagttattaGGCGGTGATTTTTTGTGCTACTAGCTTAACAAATCAAATCTGCTGGTTATTCAAAATTGGAAGATAATAATACTTCTATTAACGTTAATGGGGAGATAGATTACAGCTCCCAGCTTAACGATCCTTTGCTGCTCCACCTGATCTGTTTCCCTTCTCTTACAAAAATCCTCTTTTTACAGGTCCAGCTAAAATGTAGACTGCGTCATGTAATTCTGGTTCCTATGAAAAGACGTACATAACCTGTCTAACCAAAGTATCTGTTCTAAAAGATCGAAAAAGAAATACTAAAAACCCCCCCTTACCAGAAGCAAAACCTGAAACTAAGCTTTACAGGGTTGAAGCAAGAAGAAATTGTGACGTTTCAACTTAACAGTGGAGATTCAGACCGTTCAGAATTTCGGAAATAAAAGGGAATGGTAATGTGTCAAATACTCTTTATCTTTATCAAAACTGCGGATCATTGTACTCTCTGAAGCAGTTTATCCACTGTAATCTTTTGTTGTGCGGCACTTAGAGACTCTGATTTCATGATAGCGTTACTAACCAGGATCACTGTTGATGGAGATTCGGCATTCACCTGGAGTAGAAAGGATATATGGCACACATAATTAGATCACCCTCTTGAAATTAAAAAGAAATCCAAGAATTTGAGTTAGCAAAAATGATACTAACAAATAAAAAACATAAAGATTGCGAAAGGCAATAGCCAAACTGAGCATGCTCTGTATAAAAGAGAATTTTTTTCAAGAATAATACCCAAACTCGGCCGTTCAAACCAACAGCAATCTCGAAAGACAGCTTCTTTCCAAGACCCTCAAGAATTGGACACGTGGGGGAGCTCAGAAGCCTACACATACCAAGAGAATATCATTAACGAAGCTGAAGAAAAATAACCTTCTCAAACTTTAAAATAGCTTATGATAATCTCTGTCATCTTAGACCATGTTTAGTACAACTTAGGAAAGGAAATGGAAAGGAAATGAATAAGAAGGGGAAAGGGTAGTGTTAGCTATTACCAATATTAGTTGTTTGGTATACCTTAGGAAATGAATCACTTGTAACAAATTGGGGATTGAG contains:
- the LOC110789439 gene encoding uncharacterized protein — its product is MAKMKISLKLQVDVKTNKVVFAEAGKDFVDFIFTLMELPLSTVSKLLNNEKLGMVGCLGELYKSIESLDVDYYDSKLSKDSLLKQTDDVTVPLFSLNTVPKPSSETLITYYECSNHSM